The following are from one region of the Vibrio rarus genome:
- a CDS encoding NupC/NupG family nucleoside CNT transporter, which yields MSLFMSIVGMLVLILIAVLLSDNRKAINVRTVAGAFAIQFALGAFVLYVPWGKDLLKSVSDGVSSVINYGADGTGFLFGSLVNFSVDGIGFIFAFQVLPTLIFFSALISVLYYLGVMQWVIRILGGGLQKALGTSRAESMSAAANIFVGQTEAPLVVRPFVPRMTQSELFAVMCGGLASIAGGVLAGYASMGVPIEYLVAASFMAAPGGLLFAKIIKPETDEPIDQLADMNAEGEDKPANVIDAAAGGASAGLSLALNVGAMLIAFIGLIALINGLLGGVGTWFGFEHLTLELLLGYLFAPLAFLIGVPWNEAQVAGEFIGLKTVANEFVAYANFAPYLSEAAPVVLSEKTKAIISFALCGFANLSSIAILLGGLGSIAPKRRGDIARMGIKAVIAGTLSNLMAATIAGFFLSF from the coding sequence ATGAGCCTGTTTATGAGCATAGTAGGTATGCTGGTACTGATTTTAATTGCAGTACTACTATCAGATAACCGCAAAGCAATTAATGTTCGTACTGTAGCGGGTGCATTTGCAATTCAGTTCGCACTAGGTGCGTTTGTATTGTATGTACCTTGGGGTAAAGATCTTCTGAAAAGCGTTTCAGATGGTGTTTCAAGCGTAATTAACTACGGCGCTGACGGTACTGGTTTTCTTTTTGGAAGCCTAGTTAACTTTTCTGTAGATGGCATTGGCTTTATCTTTGCCTTCCAAGTTCTACCAACCTTGATTTTCTTCTCTGCGTTAATCTCAGTGCTTTACTATTTGGGAGTGATGCAGTGGGTTATCCGTATTCTTGGTGGTGGTCTGCAAAAAGCTCTTGGTACTTCTCGCGCAGAATCCATGTCTGCTGCGGCTAACATCTTTGTTGGTCAAACTGAAGCGCCACTCGTTGTTCGTCCATTCGTACCTCGCATGACTCAATCAGAACTGTTCGCAGTAATGTGTGGTGGCTTAGCTTCTATCGCTGGTGGTGTATTAGCCGGTTACGCTTCTATGGGCGTGCCAATTGAATACCTAGTTGCCGCCTCTTTCATGGCAGCACCTGGCGGTCTATTATTCGCTAAAATTATTAAGCCTGAAACCGATGAGCCTATCGACCAACTTGCTGACATGAATGCAGAAGGTGAAGATAAACCTGCAAACGTTATTGATGCGGCCGCAGGTGGTGCATCTGCAGGTCTGAGTCTTGCGCTAAACGTGGGCGCAATGCTGATTGCGTTCATTGGCCTTATTGCTCTAATCAATGGTTTACTAGGTGGTGTTGGTACTTGGTTTGGTTTTGAACACTTAACGCTAGAATTGCTTCTTGGTTACTTGTTTGCTCCTTTAGCCTTCCTTATTGGTGTGCCATGGAACGAAGCACAAGTTGCTGGTGAGTTCATCGGTCTTAAAACGGTAGCTAACGAATTTGTTGCTTACGCTAACTTTGCCCCTTACCTAAGTGAAGCCGCTCCTGTAGTGCTAAGTGAAAAGACCAAAGCGATTATCTCATTTGCATTATGTGGATTTGCTAACCTTTCTTCTATCGCTATTCTGCTTGGTGGTTTAGGTAGTATTGCACCTAAGCGTCGCGGTGATATCGCTCGCATGGGTATTAAAGCGGTTATCGCAGGTACTCTATCTAACTTAATGGCAGCAACCATTGCTGGTTTCTTCCTTTCTTTCTAA
- a CDS encoding XapX domain-containing protein, with amino-acid sequence MNEVLLAVIAGFFVGVLFSAIKLPIPAPPVLTGVMGIVGVYLGGQFYHWLIERFFS; translated from the coding sequence ATGAATGAAGTATTACTGGCTGTTATTGCTGGCTTTTTCGTTGGAGTATTATTCTCAGCGATAAAGTTGCCAATTCCTGCGCCTCCGGTATTAACGGGTGTGATGGGAATTGTAGGGGTATATCTCGGCGGACAGTTCTATCACTGGCTGATAGAGCGTTTCTTTTCATAA
- the deoC gene encoding deoxyribose-phosphate aldolase, with product MSDLKTAALRALKLMDLTTLNDDDTDQKVIDLCHAAKSAVGNTAAVCIYPRFVPIAKKTLREQGTTDIKIATVTNFPHGNDDIDIAVAETKAAVAYGADEVDVVFPYRALMAGNAEVGFELVKQCKAACGDTLLKVIIETGELKEEALIKQASEICIQAGANFIKTSTGKVPENATPEYARMMLEVIRDMGVAQTVGFKPAGGVRTAEDAALYLAMADEILGDAWADSRHYRFGASSLLTNLLNTLEVTDEKADPSAY from the coding sequence ATGAGCGATTTGAAAACTGCAGCTTTACGTGCACTTAAATTAATGGATCTGACCACTCTTAATGATGATGATACCGATCAGAAAGTCATCGATCTTTGCCATGCGGCAAAATCAGCGGTAGGTAATACGGCGGCGGTTTGTATTTACCCTCGCTTTGTTCCAATCGCTAAGAAGACCCTAAGAGAGCAAGGAACAACAGATATCAAAATTGCCACGGTGACTAATTTCCCTCATGGAAATGATGACATTGATATTGCAGTAGCAGAAACAAAAGCCGCAGTGGCTTATGGGGCTGATGAAGTGGATGTGGTTTTCCCATACCGTGCTTTGATGGCGGGTAACGCAGAGGTGGGCTTTGAGTTAGTGAAGCAATGTAAAGCGGCATGTGGCGATACTTTACTCAAGGTCATCATTGAAACCGGTGAGCTAAAAGAAGAAGCTCTGATTAAGCAAGCGTCAGAAATTTGCATTCAAGCTGGGGCAAACTTTATTAAAACCTCAACAGGTAAAGTGCCAGAAAATGCCACGCCAGAATACGCTCGAATGATGCTTGAAGTCATTCGCGACATGGGTGTAGCGCAAACCGTTGGGTTTAAACCCGCAGGTGGCGTACGTACTGCTGAAGATGCGGCACTTTATTTAGCGATGGCAGATGAGATCTTAGGCGATGCTTGGGCTGATAGCCGTCACTACCGTTTTGGAGCATCAAGCCTACTCACTAATTTATTAAATACCTTAGAAGTTACAGATGAGAAAGCTGATCCGTCGGCTTACTGA
- the deoA gene encoding thymidine phosphorylase, translating to MYLPQEIIRKKRDGEILTADEINFFIQGVANNRVSEGQIAAFAMTIFFNEMTMPERIALTCAMRDSGMVIDWGHMNFAGPVVDKHSTGGVGDVTSLMLGPMIAACGGFVPMISGRGLGHTGGTLDKLESIPGYNIIPDNDTFGRITKEAGVAIIGQTGDLAPADKRVYATRDITATVDNISLITASILSKKLAAGLDSLVMDVKVGSGAFMPTYQASQELASSIVAVANGAGTKTTAILTDMNQVLASSAGNALEVREAVRFLTGEYRNPRLLEVTMALCSEMLLLGKLADSAEQARKKLMTVLDNGQAAQCFNKMVAGLGGPTDFVSNYNEYLPVAEMIKPVFAQQSGTIISMDTRAIGMAVVEMGGGRRVATDSIDYAVGFDKFARLGETVNSDNPLAFIHARNEEQWQQAADALQAAIHIGDKSQYQATPEVYAQIRAEDL from the coding sequence ATGTATTTACCTCAAGAAATCATTCGTAAGAAGCGTGATGGTGAAATTCTTACAGCGGATGAGATTAACTTCTTTATTCAAGGTGTCGCTAACAATAGGGTCTCTGAAGGACAGATCGCCGCCTTTGCCATGACGATCTTTTTTAATGAAATGACGATGCCTGAGCGCATTGCCTTAACCTGCGCAATGCGTGACTCTGGAATGGTTATCGATTGGGGGCATATGAACTTTGCTGGCCCAGTTGTTGATAAACACTCTACCGGTGGTGTCGGTGATGTGACCTCCCTTATGCTTGGTCCTATGATTGCTGCATGTGGCGGATTTGTTCCTATGATCTCGGGGCGTGGCTTAGGCCATACTGGGGGGACACTGGATAAATTAGAGTCTATTCCTGGTTACAATATTATCCCAGATAATGACACTTTTGGTCGTATTACCAAAGAGGCTGGGGTTGCGATCATTGGTCAAACGGGCGATCTGGCTCCGGCAGATAAACGTGTCTATGCCACTCGAGACATTACAGCTACCGTTGATAACATATCACTGATCACAGCTTCTATTTTGTCAAAGAAATTGGCAGCAGGTCTTGATTCATTGGTGATGGATGTAAAGGTGGGGTCGGGCGCATTTATGCCTACTTATCAAGCATCTCAAGAGCTAGCGAGTTCTATTGTTGCTGTGGCTAATGGTGCCGGTACCAAAACAACCGCCATTCTTACCGATATGAATCAAGTGCTAGCGTCATCGGCAGGAAATGCGCTTGAAGTGCGCGAGGCGGTTCGCTTCTTAACTGGAGAGTATCGTAACCCTCGATTGTTGGAGGTGACGATGGCGTTATGCAGTGAAATGCTACTGCTTGGTAAGCTGGCTGATTCTGCAGAACAAGCACGCAAAAAACTGATGACAGTATTAGATAATGGTCAAGCGGCGCAGTGCTTTAATAAAATGGTTGCAGGTCTTGGCGGGCCGACAGACTTTGTTAGTAACTATAATGAGTACTTACCGGTAGCAGAGATGATTAAACCCGTATTTGCTCAACAAAGCGGTACCATAATTAGCATGGATACTCGAGCCATTGGCATGGCGGTTGTGGAGATGGGCGGTGGCCGCAGAGTTGCCACAGATAGCATTGATTACGCTGTAGGTTTTGACAAGTTTGCTCGACTAGGGGAAACGGTTAACTCTGATAATCCGCTAGCTTTTATACACGCACGTAATGAAGAACAATGGCAACAAGCCGCCGATGCATTGCAAGCGGCCATCCATATTGGTGACAAGTCGCAGTATCAAGCGACACCTGAAGTGTATGCTCAGATACGAGCAGAAGATTTATAG
- a CDS encoding phosphopentomutase codes for MKRAIILVLDSFGIGATEDADKFGDVGSDTLGHIAEHCAKGLADSDTRSGPLTLPNLSRLGLGLAAQESTGQFPIGLDSHADIIGAYGHAAEISSGKDTPSGHWEIAGVPVLFDWGYFTDKQNSFPQPLLDRIVKRAGLKGYLGNCHASGTQVLDDLGEQHMQSGKPIFYTSADSVFQIACHEETYGLDNLLTLCQIVREELEGYNIGRVIARPFVGDKAGEFKRTGNRRDLSVEPPATTVLQKLVDEKQGEVISIGKIADIYANCGITKKEKATGLEDLFNLTLEQVKKAEHNSIVFTNFVDFDSAYGHRRDVAGYAEALEYFDARLPEILAILEPNDVLILTADHGCDPTWEGTDHTREHIPVLVYGEKVTAGSLGRRSTFADIGQSLAHYFQTSKMDYGTSFL; via the coding sequence ATGAAACGAGCCATAATTTTAGTATTAGATTCATTTGGTATTGGTGCTACTGAAGATGCTGACAAATTCGGTGATGTAGGTTCGGATACTTTAGGGCACATTGCCGAGCATTGTGCAAAAGGGTTGGCTGATTCAGATACGCGAAGCGGTCCTTTAACCTTACCTAACTTATCTCGATTGGGTTTAGGTTTAGCGGCGCAAGAGTCTACGGGGCAATTCCCTATAGGTTTGGACAGTCACGCCGACATCATAGGTGCTTACGGTCACGCAGCGGAAATTTCATCCGGGAAAGATACCCCTTCTGGACACTGGGAAATTGCTGGTGTGCCTGTGCTTTTTGATTGGGGTTATTTTACGGATAAGCAAAACAGCTTTCCGCAACCGTTACTTGATCGCATTGTTAAACGTGCTGGCCTGAAAGGCTATTTAGGTAATTGTCATGCCTCAGGGACTCAAGTATTAGATGATCTTGGGGAACAGCATATGCAGTCTGGTAAGCCTATTTTTTACACTTCTGCGGATTCGGTATTTCAAATAGCCTGCCACGAAGAGACCTATGGCTTAGATAACTTACTCACCCTTTGTCAGATTGTTCGTGAAGAGTTGGAGGGGTATAACATTGGTCGAGTGATCGCGCGTCCATTTGTGGGTGACAAAGCCGGTGAGTTTAAGCGAACCGGAAATCGTCGTGATTTATCGGTTGAGCCACCGGCCACAACAGTGCTGCAAAAGCTAGTGGATGAAAAGCAAGGTGAGGTCATTTCTATTGGTAAAATTGCCGATATTTATGCCAATTGCGGAATTACCAAAAAAGAAAAAGCCACAGGTTTGGAAGACCTGTTTAATTTAACCTTAGAGCAGGTGAAAAAAGCGGAGCATAACAGCATCGTCTTTACTAACTTTGTGGATTTTGACTCCGCTTATGGTCATCGCCGTGATGTTGCCGGATATGCCGAAGCCTTAGAGTATTTTGACGCTCGCCTTCCTGAAATACTGGCGATATTAGAACCGAATGACGTGCTTATTTTAACCGCGGATCATGGCTGTGATCCTACATGGGAAGGCACAGATCATACACGAGAGCACATTCCTGTATTGGTGTACGGGGAGAAAGTTACTGCAGGTTCCCTTGGCCGACGCTCAACCTTTGCTGATATTGGGCAAAGCTTAGCTCACTATTTTCAGACCTCAAAAATGGATTATGGAACCAGTTTCTTGTAA
- the deoD gene encoding purine-nucleoside phosphorylase — translation MATPHINAEMGDFADVVLMPGDPLRAKYIAETFLDDVVQVCDVRNMYGFTGTYKGRKISVMGHGMGIPSCSIYATELIKDYGVKKIIRVGSCGAVRDDVNLRDVVIGMGASTDSKVNRIRFRDHDFAAIADYGMVRNAERAAEKLGIAVKVGNLFSAELFYTPDPSMFDVMDKYGILGVEMEAAGIYGIAAEYGAKALAICTVSDHIKRGEQTTSAERATTFNEMMEIALESVLLGDEE, via the coding sequence ATGGCTACTCCTCATATTAATGCAGAAATGGGTGACTTTGCAGATGTCGTATTGATGCCTGGTGATCCCCTACGAGCAAAATACATCGCAGAGACTTTTTTAGATGACGTCGTACAAGTGTGTGATGTACGTAATATGTACGGTTTTACGGGCACCTATAAGGGCCGCAAGATCTCCGTTATGGGACACGGCATGGGAATCCCTTCTTGCTCTATCTACGCGACAGAGCTTATTAAAGACTATGGGGTCAAAAAAATAATTAGAGTGGGCAGCTGTGGTGCGGTGCGTGATGATGTTAACTTGCGTGACGTGGTTATTGGCATGGGGGCGAGTACCGACTCAAAAGTGAACCGTATTCGTTTTAGAGATCATGATTTTGCCGCGATTGCCGATTATGGCATGGTGCGTAATGCAGAACGCGCAGCTGAAAAGTTAGGCATTGCTGTAAAGGTAGGTAATTTGTTCTCAGCTGAGCTTTTTTATACTCCAGATCCAAGCATGTTTGATGTTATGGATAAATACGGCATTCTGGGTGTAGAAATGGAAGCCGCTGGAATCTATGGTATTGCTGCTGAATATGGCGCTAAAGCGCTTGCTATCTGTACGGTTTCAGATCATATAAAACGTGGTGAGCAAACAACATCCGCAGAGCGCGCGACAACATTTAATGAGATGATGGAGATTGCCCTAGAGTCTGTGTTATTAGGTGATGAAGAGTAA
- a CDS encoding YtjB family periplasmic protein, which translates to MKESLFSLRLFIKLVFVGLLVLMLVTIVRNSVHISQGNQQIETKQLQTLTRLLVSQAALSASDLLEVKDQEKLRYLANQLASDTLVTDATIYNNSGIKVASSNNAKTVRESLGMDTPLASASIGKQQLVEPIFSQHSIIGYVRITFEKGRVTAFSEHHYRNSDRAMFLMIMMSFLSGVLLTVILIKK; encoded by the coding sequence ATGAAAGAATCTCTATTTTCTCTGCGTTTGTTTATAAAACTTGTCTTTGTGGGATTATTAGTTCTAATGCTAGTCACCATTGTTCGTAATAGTGTTCACATAAGCCAAGGAAACCAGCAGATAGAAACAAAACAGTTGCAAACCCTTACCAGACTTTTAGTTTCACAAGCAGCTTTGAGCGCCAGTGATCTTCTCGAAGTAAAAGATCAGGAAAAACTCAGGTACCTCGCTAACCAGTTAGCTAGTGACACTCTGGTGACTGATGCCACTATATATAATAATAGTGGTATCAAAGTAGCATCCAGCAATAATGCTAAAACCGTGCGCGAATCTCTAGGTATGGACACTCCTCTTGCGTCAGCAAGTATAGGCAAGCAGCAGTTGGTTGAACCTATATTCTCACAACACTCCATTATCGGCTATGTACGAATTACCTTTGAAAAAGGGCGTGTAACCGCATTTTCAGAACATCACTATCGCAACAGTGATAGAGCTATGTTCTTAATGATAATGATGAGCTTCTTATCCGGTGTGCTACTCACTGTGATATTAATCAAAAAATAA
- the serB gene encoding phosphoserine phosphatase SerB — translation MDVKNLQLLHPLTSIREEQLAIAFVDCNSQPLTDLFLNHDQFACWNLGRYQVLLTSNATIDKMRATLIEAQVDFASVKALPNLNKPGLALFDMDSTLIEIECIDEIAKLAGVGEEVSEVTERAMQGELDFEQSLRQRISKLAHADECILQQVRDELPLMAEAKLLVKGLQQCGWKVAVASGGFTYFSNHLKELLDLDYARSNQLEIIAGKLTGNVLGDVVSAQTKADILEQLRLDYQFDTSNCIAVGDGANDLLMMATAGLGIAYHAKPKVVEQAQAAVNYADLGGVLCILSASLVLHSLTTKNN, via the coding sequence ATGGACGTTAAAAACTTACAACTATTACACCCTCTTACCTCAATCAGAGAGGAACAACTGGCCATTGCTTTTGTTGACTGCAATAGCCAACCTTTAACTGATTTGTTTCTCAACCACGACCAATTTGCCTGCTGGAATCTAGGGCGCTACCAAGTGTTACTGACCAGTAATGCGACCATAGACAAAATGAGAGCCACATTAATAGAAGCTCAGGTCGATTTCGCCTCAGTTAAAGCGTTACCTAATTTAAATAAGCCTGGCCTAGCATTATTTGATATGGATTCTACTTTAATCGAAATCGAATGTATTGATGAGATTGCTAAGTTGGCTGGTGTAGGAGAGGAAGTATCGGAAGTCACAGAACGTGCCATGCAAGGTGAACTGGATTTTGAGCAAAGTTTAAGACAACGTATATCTAAATTGGCCCATGCTGATGAGTGCATTTTGCAGCAAGTGCGTGATGAACTTCCTTTAATGGCTGAGGCGAAGCTGCTGGTTAAGGGATTGCAGCAGTGTGGCTGGAAAGTGGCTGTTGCATCGGGTGGTTTTACTTATTTCTCCAATCATTTAAAAGAGTTATTAGACTTAGATTATGCTCGCTCTAATCAATTAGAAATCATTGCGGGAAAATTAACGGGTAATGTATTGGGGGATGTGGTGTCAGCACAAACTAAGGCTGACATCTTAGAGCAGCTGCGCCTTGACTATCAGTTCGATACCAGTAACTGCATTGCCGTTGGTGATGGAGCAAATGATTTGCTAATGATGGCGACGGCAGGGCTAGGCATCGCTTATCATGCTAAACCTAAGGTGGTAGAACAAGCTCAAGCTGCGGTAAACTATGCCGACTTAGGTGGGGTGCTGTGTATTTTGTCAGCAAGCCTCGTTTTACACTCTCTAACAACAAAGAATAATTAA
- the radA gene encoding DNA repair protein RadA codes for MAKVKTAYVCNDCGADFPRWQGQCSACGAWNTVTEVRLAASPQVARNERLSGYAGAEQSKVQILADIDLQDVPRFSTTFKEFDRVLGGGIVPGAAILIGGSPGAGKSTVLLQTMCRLAAAMPTLYVTGEESLQQVAMRASRLGLPKDNLKMLSETNVDKICQVAEKEQPKIMVIDSIQVMHVSDVQSSPGTVAQVRESATTLTRYAKQNNVAVFIVGHVTKDGSLAGPKVLEHIIDCSVLLDGGADSRFRTLRSHKNRFGAVNELGVFAMTGQGLKEVSNPSAIFLSRGEEQTSGSSVMVIWEGTRPLLVEIQALVDYSQLANPRRVAVGLEQNRLSMLLAVLHKHGGMQMADQDVFVNVVGGVKVTETSADLALLMALLSSFRDRALPKDVVIFGEVGLAGEIRPVPSGQERLNEAFKHGFTKAIVPNANMPKGGIAGMQIHAVKNLSEAIQAFDEM; via the coding sequence ATGGCAAAAGTTAAAACGGCTTATGTATGTAATGACTGCGGCGCAGATTTTCCTCGCTGGCAAGGTCAATGCAGTGCATGTGGCGCATGGAATACCGTTACTGAGGTTCGTTTAGCTGCGTCTCCACAAGTGGCCCGTAATGAGCGCTTGAGTGGTTACGCAGGTGCTGAACAATCAAAAGTTCAGATACTGGCGGATATTGATCTGCAAGATGTGCCGAGGTTTAGTACGACCTTTAAAGAGTTTGATCGAGTGTTAGGCGGGGGGATAGTACCGGGGGCTGCTATTTTGATTGGCGGTAGTCCTGGTGCGGGTAAGTCTACTGTATTACTACAAACCATGTGCCGTTTGGCGGCTGCAATGCCAACCTTATATGTCACTGGTGAAGAGTCATTACAACAAGTGGCGATGCGAGCCTCACGTTTGGGTTTGCCTAAAGATAACTTGAAAATGTTGTCAGAAACCAATGTCGATAAGATTTGTCAGGTTGCTGAAAAAGAACAACCGAAAATTATGGTTATCGACTCTATACAAGTGATGCACGTATCAGACGTGCAATCTTCTCCAGGTACGGTTGCCCAAGTTCGCGAATCTGCTACCACTTTAACGCGTTACGCCAAACAAAATAATGTCGCTGTATTCATTGTCGGCCATGTAACGAAAGATGGATCATTAGCCGGACCAAAAGTGCTGGAGCACATTATTGATTGCTCTGTTTTACTCGATGGCGGTGCCGATAGTCGCTTTAGAACGTTACGTAGCCATAAAAACCGTTTTGGTGCGGTAAATGAGCTGGGCGTATTTGCCATGACAGGACAGGGTTTAAAAGAAGTGTCTAATCCATCAGCCATCTTTTTGTCACGAGGTGAAGAACAAACCTCGGGCAGTTCGGTTATGGTCATTTGGGAAGGGACGCGTCCTTTACTCGTAGAAATTCAAGCGTTAGTTGACTATTCGCAACTGGCTAACCCTAGACGAGTGGCTGTGGGCCTTGAACAAAATCGCCTTTCTATGCTTCTTGCTGTATTGCACAAGCATGGGGGGATGCAGATGGCTGACCAAGACGTGTTTGTTAACGTGGTCGGCGGAGTCAAGGTTACAGAAACCAGTGCGGATTTAGCTTTATTGATGGCACTGTTATCAAGTTTTAGAGATAGAGCGTTGCCAAAAGATGTGGTGATTTTTGGTGAAGTCGGGCTAGCAGGGGAGATTCGTCCAGTTCCTAGTGGCCAAGAACGATTAAATGAAGCGTTTAAGCATGGTTTTACAAAAGCGATTGTGCCAAACGCCAATATGCCGAAAGGTGGTATTGCTGGTATGCAAATCCACGCGGTGAAAAATTTATCTGAAGCAATTCAGGCATTTGATGAAATGTAA
- the fusA gene encoding elongation factor G, translating into MTDLSKYRNIGIFAHVDAGKTTTTERILKLTGQIHKTGEVHDGESTTDFMEQEAERGITIQSAAVSCFWKGHRLNVIDTPGHVDFTVEVYRSLKVLDGGVGVFCGSGGVEPQSETNWRYANESEVSRLIFVNKLDRMGADFYNVVDQVKNVLGATPLVMVLPIGREDDFVGVVDLLSRKAFVWDDTGLPENYEVKDVPADMVDDVEQYREELIETAVEQDDELMMAYMEGEEPSIEDIKRCIRKGTRDLAFFPTYCGSAFKNKGVQLVLDAVVDYLPAPTEVDPQPLMDEEGNETGDHAIVSPDETFKALAFKIMDDRFGALTFVRIYSGKLNKGDTILNSYTGKTERVGRMVEMQADDRNELTSAQAGDIIAIVGMKNVQTGHTLCDPKDQVTLEPMVFPTPVISIAVSPKDKGGSEKMGIAIGKMVAEDPSFQVETDEETGETILKGMGELHLDIKVDILKRTYGVDLTVGAPQVAYRETITQEIEDSYTHKKQSGGSGQFGKIDYRIKPGEAGSGFSFKSTVVGGNVPKEFWPAVEKGFAGMMENGVLAGFPTLDVEVELFDGGFHAVDSSAIAFEIAAKGAFRQSMPKAGAQLLEPIMHVDVFTPDDHVGDVIGDLNRRRGMIKDQQAGVTGVRIKADVPLSEMFGYIGHLRTITSGRGQFSMEFSHYAACPMNVAEEVIAKVKAEKDNK; encoded by the coding sequence ATGACTGATTTATCAAAATACAGAAATATTGGTATTTTCGCGCACGTTGATGCGGGTAAAACCACGACAACTGAGCGTATCCTAAAGCTTACCGGCCAGATCCATAAAACTGGTGAAGTTCATGATGGTGAATCAACTACTGACTTCATGGAACAGGAAGCTGAGCGCGGTATTACTATCCAGTCTGCAGCAGTAAGCTGTTTTTGGAAAGGCCACCGTCTAAACGTTATCGATACTCCGGGACACGTTGACTTCACAGTTGAAGTTTATCGTTCTCTTAAAGTTCTTGATGGCGGTGTCGGCGTATTCTGTGGTTCTGGTGGTGTTGAGCCACAATCAGAAACTAACTGGCGTTACGCTAACGAATCAGAAGTATCTCGTCTGATCTTCGTTAATAAACTAGACCGTATGGGTGCTGATTTCTACAACGTTGTTGACCAAGTTAAAAACGTTCTAGGTGCTACTCCTCTAGTTATGGTTCTACCAATCGGCCGCGAAGATGACTTCGTGGGTGTTGTAGACCTTCTAAGCCGTAAAGCTTTTGTTTGGGATGACACTGGTCTTCCTGAAAACTACGAAGTTAAAGATGTTCCTGCGGACATGGTTGATGATGTAGAGCAATACCGTGAAGAGCTAATCGAAACTGCAGTAGAGCAAGACGATGAACTAATGATGGCATACATGGAAGGTGAAGAGCCTTCAATCGAAGACATCAAACGTTGTATCCGTAAAGGTACTCGTGATCTAGCGTTCTTCCCTACTTACTGTGGTTCTGCATTTAAGAACAAAGGCGTACAGCTTGTTCTTGATGCTGTTGTTGATTACCTACCTGCTCCAACAGAAGTTGATCCTCAACCTCTAATGGACGAAGAAGGTAACGAAACTGGCGATCACGCTATCGTATCTCCAGATGAAACATTTAAAGCGCTTGCATTCAAAATTATGGATGACCGCTTCGGTGCACTAACTTTCGTTCGTATTTACTCAGGTAAATTGAACAAAGGTGACACCATCTTGAACTCTTACACAGGTAAAACTGAGCGTGTTGGCCGTATGGTTGAGATGCAAGCTGATGACCGTAACGAACTAACTAGCGCACAAGCTGGTGACATCATTGCTATCGTTGGTATGAAGAATGTTCAAACTGGTCACACTCTATGTGATCCTAAAGACCAAGTTACTCTTGAGCCAATGGTATTCCCAACACCAGTAATCTCAATCGCTGTATCACCTAAAGATAAAGGCGGTTCTGAGAAAATGGGTATCGCTATCGGTAAAATGGTTGCAGAAGATCCATCTTTCCAAGTTGAAACTGACGAAGAAACTGGCGAAACCATCCTTAAAGGTATGGGTGAGCTTCACCTAGACATTAAAGTTGACATCCTTAAGCGTACTTACGGTGTTGACCTAACTGTTGGTGCTCCTCAGGTTGCTTACCGTGAAACTATCACTCAAGAAATTGAAGATAGCTACACGCATAAGAAACAATCTGGTGGTTCTGGTCAGTTCGGTAAGATCGACTACCGCATCAAACCAGGCGAAGCTGGTTCAGGTTTCTCGTTCAAATCAACAGTTGTTGGTGGTAACGTTCCTAAGGAATTCTGGCCTGCAGTTGAGAAAGGTTTTGCTGGCATGATGGAAAACGGTGTTTTAGCTGGTTTCCCAACTCTAGATGTTGAAGTTGAACTATTCGACGGTGGCTTCCACGCAGTGGATTCATCTGCAATCGCATTTGAAATCGCAGCGAAAGGCGCATTCCGTCAATCAATGCCTAAAGCCGGCGCACAACTTCTTGAGCCAATCATGCACGTTGACGTATTTACTCCAGACGATCACGTTGGTGATGTTATCGGTGACCTTAACCGTCGTCGTGGCATGATCAAAGATCAACAAGCTGGCGTAACAGGTGTTCGTATTAAAGCTGACGTACCTCTTTCTGAGATGTTCGGCTACATCGGTCACCTACGTACAATTACTTCAGGCCGTGGTCAGTTCTCTATGGAGTTCTCACACTACGCTGCTTGCCCAATGAACGTGGCAGAAGAAGTAATCGCAAAAGTTAAAGCTGAGAAAGATAACAAATAA